The genomic DNA CCGCCGACTCCACGGTCTGGCGGGTGATCTCCAACTGATCCGTCAGGGACTGGGCACGGGCGAGGGCGGTGACGACCTGCCGGACCACTTCATCAAGGACCTTCCGCGTCTCCAGTGAGGAAATTGCTTCGCGCGCCTCGGCGCTCCGTATCCGGCTTCGATCCCCGATGCCCCCGGGTCCAATCCGCCAAGTCGCCCCCAGCAAATAGTTGGCGGTACCGTCGAAATTATTCCAGGCATCATTCACTCCGCCCCCAAGCCCTCCAAGATAAGCCATTGCGCCCACGCTCGGGATCCACGGCCCCTTCACCGAGCCGTTCCGTTCCGCCTCCGCGCTCCGGACCAGGGCCGCGGCCCGGCGCAGTTCAGGGCGACCTCCCATCGCCCGGGCCACCAGCGAATCGAGCGCCAGATTGGTGGAGACCAGGATCATCGGCACCAGGTCCCCGGGCGCCGGCAAGAGGTCCACCGCCGGATCCAGCCGGAGCAACTGGGCCAACCGGGCCGCCGCGAGCCGCCGTTCCTCATCGGCCCGGCGGATCAACAGCTGGTTCCTTCGAGTCTGCAGTTCGGCGCGAAGGACTTCCCCCTTGTAGGCCAGTCCGACATCCATCGCACGATGAACCTGGGCGGCATAGTCCTGTGCGATCCTCAACCCATCTTGCAGCACGGCGATCGAGGCTTCGGACCTCGCCAGCTCGAGGTAGCCGGTGGCGGCGGCCAACATCTCGTCCTGCCGCGACACCTCGACCGACTCCCCGGCCGCCCGCGCCAACTGACGGGCGGCCAGGGACTGGTAGATGGCATCGCCCAGATCCACCTGGAGCGTCAGGGCGGCGCCCACGGTGTACGCCTGCTTGTTCGCTTCGAAGATGACGCCGCCGACATCCTGGATATTTCCGTCATGCCGCCGATAGCCGATTCCGGGCTCCAGCCATGGGAGAAATCGAAGCATCGCCTGATCCTCCTGCGCCCGGGCTTCCCGAAGGCGCTCCCGGGCAATCTGGACATCCAGGTTCTGTGCCCCGGCCAGACGGAGTGCGGTGGGGAGGTCAATGATGGAGGGCGCGGCATTCGTACCCGCAGCTCCCAAAGCGGCGCAGCCGAAATGCACCAAGAGAATTGCGGCGCCCACCGGCCAGCGATGCAGTATGCCCGGAGCCTTCATCACCGGGTCTCCGTGATCTGGATCGCCTGGCCATCCAACAGCGTCTGCTTCCCTGGAAGGACCAGGGTTTCGTTTCCGGAAAGCCCGCCCAGGATTTCCGCATGGATCCCATCATTGAATCCGACCTTGAGGGCCTTCTTGAAGGCCAGACCGCCCTCGACGACGAAAACAAAGGCGCCGGACTTCTCCACCACCAGTGCGCCAACGGGGATCCGCAGCGCATCGGTGTGTTCTTCAACGCCGAGACGCATCCGGGCGTACATCCCCGGACGGAGTTCCAAGGAGGGGTTCGGCAGATCCGCCTCAACGAGCATGGTGCGCGTTGCTTCGTCAAGTGCGTAGCTGAACCGGCTGACCCTGGTTTCAAACCACTGGCCCGGCAGACCCTCGACCGCCACCTCGACCGGCTGGCCCGTCCGGACGAGCGAGGCTTCGTGTTCCGGGACGCGGACCTGCGCCCGGATGGTGGAGAAATCCATGAGGGTGAGCACCGCCGCTCCGCCGGAGGTGTTCGCTGAAGTCGCCGCCGGAACGAAGGCACCCGGATCCATGAAACGGGCTGTAATCACTCCGGAAAAGGGCGCCTTGAGCTGGCTGAATTCGAGCAGGGATTCGATCCGTTCCAATTCCGCACGGGCCACTTCCAGCCGCCCGGTGGCCTCATCCACGGCCTGGGGCGTGACCAGGTCCGGGGCATGCTGGCGCGCAGCGGTCATCCGGGCCGCGTCGGTCTTGGCGACCTTGACCTCCGCGCGGAAGCGGGTCCGGTCGGCCTGCAGTTCCGGTACCTCGAGTTCCGCGAGCGCCTGTCCTGCCTCGACCCGGTCTCCCGTATCCACGGCGAGGGACTTCAGATAGCCGGGCACCTTGGCGTACAGGGTGGCCTGCTGGTTGGCCCGGAGCGTCCCGGGCAGGATCACGTACCGGACCACAGGGCCGCGGGAGGCCTGGACGACGGCAAACTCGGCAGTGCGCGCCGGGAGAATTCCGGCCAACACCGGAAGCAGGAGCGCGGGCAGGACCACCATGCGGGACCGTCTCCAAACGGGGGATTTCATGGACGAATACGGAATCGGCAGGACGGCCTCAGACCCCCGGACGGACCGATGCAGGGAGTGGTTCATAGTGATGGCTCTTCGGATCCTCCGGATCCAGCGACGCAGAGCGCACCTGCCGGGACGCCAGGAGCGCAAAGGCCGCCGGTAGCACGAACAGGGTCGCAAGAGTGGCGAGGGCCAGCCCGCCGACCACCGCACGATGTAAAACCGCACGAGGTCGGGCAAACATTTGCGAAGGTTAGGTAAACGCCCGGGAGGCCAGGCGGGGGCAGAAGGGCATTCGGTCCCAAGGTTGCAGGCGGGCTGCGGAGGCTGTGCAGACCCCCTGCGGGTGGACGCACCGCGCCAGGATCCCGCCTCCAAAGTCGGCCCAATGGCACACGTCGCATGCCTCGCAATCTGACCGGCTGGGGCGCGGGAGCGGCCGCCGGACGGCCGTCACAGGCGCCGGGCCCCCAGAGCCTGTCAGCCTCCGGGGCGATGGGGGGGCGAATACCCTATGGGAGACAGCTAAGAGCTTCATCCTCCCTCGTAGGGGACCGTTGGGACCCGGATGATTGAGGTGCCGTCCTCAATGACGTTTGCGGTGGCGCTGCTGCTGCCACCGCCTCCCCCAGAGGTGCCCACATCCCCACCGGGCACCCGGGCATACCCGACGTCGCCGGCGGGGACAACCGGGGCAGACACTCTCCTGTGGCCCATGGTGCAGACCGACCACGTGGTGGTGTGACCATCCCACCAGGCCCATGCACTCGGGCTGCACTGTCCGGCCACGAACACGGGCTCAGGCCCCAATGCGGTCTCGGTGTACCTCAGGGTCGCCACTGTGACGGCGTACTGGACTTCCATGGCGACCACCGCGTCGGTCTCCAGGAGGGGCCTGATGTCTGGGGCCAGGGCGAATAGGGCGTCCGGGTGGATCGGGGCCCACCGGAACTCGATGTCGTTTGTCGCCGCCTGGATGAGCCACCGATCCCCGGAGCACGCCACCCCCGCGTTGGTGCCCCCCACCATAAAGTACCCTCGATTCGCCCCACCACTTCCCACGCCTTCGTACCAATCCCCGACCTCACTAGCCCCGACGTTTAACCCAGATCGGCCTGTCGCGAAGTAGCTGCCCCCGGGCAGGCAACCGATGGGCACGCCGCACTCGTCCACGGCGGCCACGGCTTCCGTGGCGAAGCCTTGGATGCCGCGCGCTTCGAGTTGGGCGGGCAGGTAGATCCTGGCGTCCGTCAGCAGGTTCCAGGCACGAGCCAAGGCGTTGTACACCTCGGCCGACAAATCAGTGTTCGGGCTTGGCCCAAAGCCCTGGGGATTGTCCGGACGGACCGAGGCCGGTTGCCAGGGGATCCACCGATTGCCGGTGGCCGCGTAGTGGAGGTTCTCGTAGGTGAAGTCAAAGGCCCCGATGGTCAGATTGGCGCAGGCAAATTCCGCGGTGGTGATGCCGTCAATGAACCCCTCGCACATCGCCCTCAGGTAGAGCTCGGCCTGCCGCACCTGATCGTGGAACAGCGGGGAGTCGTGGGCATCCTGGTCATCATTGTCGTCGAGGTAGGGCTCCGGTATGAGCTGCACGAAGAACAGGGTGGGCAGGCATGCGCCGAACGGCGCGCCCGAATCGAAGGCCATGTCCGAGTTCAAAGCCCAATCGCCTACCTTCCGCGACGCGTTGGTGCCGATGTTCTGCCAGACGAGGTACTCGCGGAGGCCGTTCTCGATGCTGCGGTAGGGTTCAGTATTCCGCAGCGCGTCGATGTTCCAAGTGCCGACGTCCGGACCGATGGTGCCCGGCGCAATCCCTTCGCAGTGATGGAGGCGCCCGGTCAGGGTGAGTTTGACGACCTCCACGCCCCCAAACGTGACAACCTCCGTGGATTCAATCTCCACCGGCGGCTCGTAGATTCGGCAGCTGCGGTAGAAGGACTCCCGCTCCGCCAGGCACTCCTCGTCCTCCTCGACGCAGTTGCGCCGGTTGGCGTGGGTGAAGTGGAAGCTGTTGGGCCCGATCTTGACGTACCGCTGGCCCGGCAGCGACTCAGTGCCCAGCAACGGCGATTGGCCGAAGGTGAAATGTGCCTTGAGCGTGTTGTCCACGGAGATCTCCGGTGAGTCCACATGGCATCGGTCCAGGAACGGGGTCACCTGGTCCCCGTACGCCTCGGGTTTCCAGATGCTGCTCTCTGAGTTGCGGTAGCCCTTGAGGGTGGCATGCACGCACCAGCGGTTGCTGAATCCGCCGGGCTCTGCGGTGCGCCGGATGCCGTCGGTCTCCCGAACGTCGGCGCCGAAGCTCTCGAACTCCCTCAATCCCTGACGACCGGTGAAGACCGCGCCCTCACGGTATTCGACGCCCCCGTAATTGATGCGCCCGCTCTTCACGCGGTACTTGCGCCCCCAGGCGATCTGTCCGGGCTGGATGGGCAGGCGCTCCGGGGCGATGCCCTCCAGCAGGTCAATCGGCACGTTGTTACTCATCCCGCGCGCATACCGGTCGAGGTAGAGGACCGATTTCCCGCCTTGGACGGCGTAGCCGACGAGATTCCACCGGGGCACGATGCGCACGCACTGGCTCATGCGCCGGGCCGTGTCGAAGAGCGCATTCTGGTTGATCGGTGGGTCAATGCCGGCAGGGATCGTTTCGGCGGACAACCCCAACGGGAGCACGCACCCCACCTCAAAGAGCGTGTCGCTGATCTTCTTCGCCTCAGAGCATTCCAAGCCGATCCCATCGGGTCGGTCGAAGGAGCCGTCGTAGGTGGCCAGTCGCGTGACCAGGGCCCAGTCATGCAGCTCCGGCTTGTATGCCAGCCGCTCACTGGCCTCCACCTGGAGTTCTCCTCCGCCGCCCAAGTTCAGCCCGGCAGGCACATCCACAGAAAGCCGGCCCGGCCCGGCGGCCGCCGCAAAGATCTGGATGGCCTCCGCAGTCCCGCCGTCCGGATCCGGATCGAGGCGTAGGCGCCCAATCTCTTCGCCATCCCGCAGCAGCCGGAGGGTCGCGGGGGCCTGCAGCCCGTGGGCCCGGGCCGCCCAGCCATGACACACGTTGCCCTCGCGCACGCGGTCGCTACCTCCGTAGAACGGCACCGCGGCACCGGGCGCCAAGCCGGATCCAGCGCGATACCAGGTGGCGTAGATCGGCTGGACGGCCGCTTGTCCGATGGCCACGCCCACCTGCGGAGCCAGTGCGTACTGCCGGGTGCAGAACTCCTGCACGGCGAATGCCTCGCCCATCCAGGCGGAGTCGCGCTGCTCCTCGGTGCCTCGCACCTCGGCCGCGAATGCATTCAAGACCCGCCCGATTGCCTGGCTCTGGGTCTTCTGCAATCGGGGCTCCTGCTGGTACGGTCCCTCGATCCACTCAGCCTTCGGGAGGTAAACCAAGGCGCCGGAGTTCAGGAACACGTAGTAGGCGTGTGGCGCGTACCCGATGCCGGCAATATCTCCAGCGTTTTCCGGGCAAGTGCCGAAATGCCGCACCTCGTTGGTTTTGAGGTTGGTGAAGAAGATGTCGAAGTCGGCGGTTTCCTCGTCGGCACAAATCCCCTGGAAGGCCGGGGTCGGCAGCCAGCCGCCGTAGGCGTTGCCGTGCGGCGACCGGATGGAGGATCTCACCCACCCGTATGCGCGCGCCTCCTCAATGGCGGGCGACCCCACCAGGCCGGTGGAGGGGTCGTAAGCTCCGGCTTGTGCGGACCCCAGGATCCAGAGCCGCCATGCCGTGAGGGGTTCGCCGTCGAGGAATCCCGTGGGAATGTGGCTCAACCGCTGGCGCTCGCTCTCGAGGCCGATCGCTTCGGCGCCCTGCAGGAAGGCGACCAGCGGGTTGGCCACGTTGGTCCCCTCGGGATCGCCGGGCCCGGACAGCGGCCACTGGGCGTCGCGCGGGCGCAGCATCTGGTAGAAGTGGAAGAACTCCGCCTGGGCCGGATAGAGGTTGAAACTCGAATCCGGGTTCCGGATCTGCCGGAACAACCCTCCGAACAGGTAGAAGGCGATGCGAAAGGCACCGTCCCCCACCCCGCTCAAGAGCCGGGTGTTGGCGGCCGCGGCGAGCGAAGCGAGATCCCGGGATGTGACCGCCTCCCCGGTCTGGACGAGCCGAGCCTGGGTGAACGTCTGGGCCACGGCGGAATCAGCCAGCCACCACCATGATGCGGGCGCCCCCGCCGACGGCTTTGACGTAGATCGTGGTCCCCAGCTTGGGCGTCCAGACCGCGAAGTCATTCACCTGGCTGAGCACCGCAAATCGGTTCGCGTCGAACGATCCCCCCGTTTGCAAGCTGACCTCCACCTCCACTCCGGATGCAGGCGAGATGAGTTTGAGCAGGATCTTTTTGCACGGCAGTCCGACATCCTTGAGGTCCAGGGCTTCGGCGGTATTGGCCGCGAGGTCCTGCGTGTCGGCCACACCATCCGGGTCGTCCGTTTCCAGAGTGACGCTGACGTCGCCGCTGCTGGGGGTGTAGCCGGTCTTGGCGATGGCGAGGCGGGCAAATACAGAGAGGAGTTCAGCCATGGGATTGGTGGGTGGAGTGTGAGATCAGCCCCAACGGGGCACAGTGGAGACCGGTCGCCGTGGGGCGACCCGGAGATTGTCGGAGACGCCGTCGGGCTCAACGAGGGTGCCCCTTGTGGTGTGCGATACCTTCGCCCCGGCCGAGAATCCGGG from Verrucomicrobiia bacterium includes the following:
- a CDS encoding TolC family protein — protein: MMKAPGILHRWPVGAAILLVHFGCAALGAAGTNAAPSIIDLPTALRLAGAQNLDVQIARERLREARAQEDQAMLRFLPWLEPGIGYRRHDGNIQDVGGVIFEANKQAYTVGAALTLQVDLGDAIYQSLAARQLARAAGESVEVSRQDEMLAAATGYLELARSEASIAVLQDGLRIAQDYAAQVHRAMDVGLAYKGEVLRAELQTRRNQLLIRRADEERRLAAARLAQLLRLDPAVDLLPAPGDLVPMILVSTNLALDSLVARAMGGRPELRRAAALVRSAEAERNGSVKGPWIPSVGAMAYLGGLGGGVNDAWNNFDGTANYLLGATWRIGPGGIGDRSRIRSAEAREAISSLETRKVLDEVVRQVVTALARAQSLTDQLEITRQTVESAEHLLRLSRERKAFDVGAVLEAVQSEADLTQVRLEYLALVAAHNQAQFALRRATGEDSAEIPVR
- a CDS encoding efflux RND transporter periplasmic adaptor subunit, whose protein sequence is MKSPVWRRSRMVVLPALLLPVLAGILPARTAEFAVVQASRGPVVRYVILPGTLRANQQATLYAKVPGYLKSLAVDTGDRVEAGQALAELEVPELQADRTRFRAEVKVAKTDAARMTAARQHAPDLVTPQAVDEATGRLEVARAELERIESLLEFSQLKAPFSGVITARFMDPGAFVPAATSANTSGGAAVLTLMDFSTIRAQVRVPEHEASLVRTGQPVEVAVEGLPGQWFETRVSRFSYALDEATRTMLVEADLPNPSLELRPGMYARMRLGVEEHTDALRIPVGALVVEKSGAFVFVVEGGLAFKKALKVGFNDGIHAEILGGLSGNETLVLPGKQTLLDGQAIQITETR